In the Paraflavitalea devenefica genome, one interval contains:
- a CDS encoding LytR/AlgR family response regulator transcription factor, whose amino-acid sequence MPLRCIAIDDEPPALAVIREYVSKFPALQLVHTFDDAISGAEYLRQHAVDLLFIDINMPDITGLDLVRSLPEKPMIIFTTAYKKFAHEGFELNAIDYLLKPISLERFSRAAHKAIEYYDYKNKPRYETEESLFIYSEYRMMKIGLQDIEYIESLEDYIKIHRINDKPVLTLMTLKGVLEKLPTARFRRIHRSYIVAVDKVKSILNRKVTLVSSTELPISDSYTSFIAEWKKP is encoded by the coding sequence ATGCCACTAAGATGTATTGCGATAGACGATGAACCGCCGGCCCTGGCAGTGATCCGGGAATATGTATCAAAGTTCCCTGCTCTTCAACTGGTACACACGTTTGATGATGCGATCAGTGGCGCCGAATATTTACGGCAGCACGCCGTTGACCTGCTGTTTATAGATATCAATATGCCGGATATTACGGGGCTGGACCTGGTACGCTCCCTGCCCGAAAAACCAATGATCATTTTCACCACTGCGTATAAAAAGTTTGCCCATGAAGGCTTTGAGCTGAATGCCATCGATTACCTGCTGAAGCCCATTAGCCTGGAGCGTTTTTCCCGGGCTGCGCACAAGGCGATTGAATATTATGATTATAAAAACAAACCGCGGTATGAGACAGAGGAAAGCCTGTTTATCTACTCGGAATACCGCATGATGAAGATCGGCCTGCAGGATATTGAATATATTGAAAGCCTGGAAGATTATATCAAGATACACCGCATTAATGACAAGCCGGTACTTACCCTGATGACCCTGAAAGGCGTACTGGAAAAATTACCTACGGCACGGTTCAGGCGTATTCACCGCAGTTATATTGTAGCCGTGGATAAAGTGAAGTCCATTCTGAACCGCAAGGTGACGCTGGTTTCCTCCACAGAACTTCCCATCAGTGACAGTTATACTTCTTTTATTGCTGAGTGGAAAAAGCCTTAA
- a CDS encoding sensor histidine kinase translates to MYRVKTPAIVTHITGWLIFLSLPVLFIAGQSGRNSALDTISSPWYWLLFGSYIAIFYLHTYILFPRLYLKKKLVLYISIMLLLLAGIYILRPFDRLFTEFSPPAMDRMMEEHRPPPEEDFPPPQGDFGPGEPGPGPGRQPRGEHFDIVSIFLFFLTMSLSIALQTTWRWRMTEKRALQAEAEKAQAELAFLKAQINPHFLFNTLNNIYSLAITRSEHTAVSIMKLSNILRYVTDEVKQDSVPLQQEIDCIQDYIDLQQLRLGKKTTVSFHLTGDPAPLSIAPLILMTFVENAFKYGVSNHQSSSILIDLQATSNQLVFSCSNALFPRKQTERTGVGIANTRQRLEHLYPHKHDLNISTDNNLYTVTLTLNV, encoded by the coding sequence ATGTATCGTGTTAAAACCCCGGCCATTGTGACCCATATTACCGGCTGGCTTATTTTCCTGAGCCTGCCTGTGCTCTTTATAGCCGGACAGTCGGGCAGGAACAGTGCCTTGGATACGATCAGCTCTCCCTGGTACTGGCTGCTGTTTGGAAGTTATATTGCTATTTTTTACCTGCATACCTATATCCTGTTTCCCCGGCTTTACCTGAAGAAAAAGCTGGTGCTGTATATCAGCATCATGCTGCTGCTGCTGGCAGGTATTTATATACTGCGCCCTTTTGACCGCCTGTTTACCGAATTTTCCCCACCCGCTATGGACCGGATGATGGAAGAACATCGTCCTCCTCCGGAGGAGGACTTCCCTCCGCCCCAAGGTGATTTTGGGCCGGGGGAGCCAGGGCCAGGCCCCGGGCGGCAGCCACGCGGCGAGCATTTTGATATTGTGAGCATTTTCCTGTTCTTTCTTACGATGTCGTTGAGCATTGCCCTGCAAACCACCTGGCGATGGCGTATGACAGAAAAGCGCGCCCTGCAGGCCGAAGCGGAGAAGGCACAGGCAGAACTGGCTTTCCTGAAGGCCCAGATCAACCCGCATTTCCTGTTTAATACCCTGAATAATATTTATTCACTGGCCATTACCCGCAGTGAACATACCGCTGTGAGCATTATGAAGCTGTCCAATATATTACGGTATGTAACGGATGAGGTGAAACAAGATTCGGTACCCCTGCAACAGGAGATTGACTGTATACAGGATTATATTGATCTGCAACAGTTGAGGCTGGGTAAGAAAACAACGGTATCCTTCCACCTCACCGGCGACCCGGCCCCACTGTCAATAGCCCCCCTGATCCTGATGACGTTTGTAGAGAATGCCTTTAAGTATGGGGTCAGCAATCACCAGTCTTCTTCCATCCTTATTGACCTGCAGGCTACCAGTAACCAGCTGGTATTCAGTTGCAGCAATGCTTTGTTTCCCCGCAAACAAACGGAACGAACAGGCGTTGGCATTGCCAATACCCGCCAGCGCCTGGAACATTTGTATCCGCATAAACATGACTTAAACATTTCTACCGATAATAATCTTTACACCGTAACATTGACATTGAACGTGTAA
- a CDS encoding small multi-drug export protein, translating into MLYKILTVAGLATFEIYAAIPAGFAFNLSPWVIFFASLIGGLTGVYVAAFLGDKIRAFFSRNKPVKEEKPKTGIIYRIWDKYGVIGLGFLGTMTVGAPVSIAVGVGFKVPLNRLLTWCCLGVLTRCALFTTIGYFGLKLF; encoded by the coding sequence ATGCTGTATAAAATACTTACTGTTGCTGGCCTTGCTACCTTCGAGATCTATGCGGCCATACCAGCCGGTTTTGCCTTCAACCTGTCTCCCTGGGTAATATTTTTTGCCAGCTTGATCGGTGGTTTGACAGGGGTATATGTGGCCGCTTTTTTGGGTGATAAGATCCGCGCTTTCTTTTCCCGGAATAAGCCGGTAAAGGAAGAAAAGCCTAAAACCGGCATCATCTACCGGATATGGGATAAATATGGTGTCATCGGCCTGGGCTTTCTCGGCACCATGACCGTAGGCGCTCCGGTGAGCATAGCGGTAGGAGTTGGGTTTAAAGTACCGCTGAACAGGTTACTTACCTGGTGTTGCTTGGGCGTACTTACCCGCTGCGCACTATTCACTACTATTGGTTATTTTGGACTGAAGCTATTTTAG
- a CDS encoding T9SS type A sorting domain-containing protein translates to MKNHLLSVPLLFILSFAFQPFASANELYPVSLTQRVDHSTLIAEGKVIAQTSFAEPGTGNIYTSNRVVVYRTFKGTLVGEEIEIITHGGRLGYRMDVYSSYLSLSTGQAGIFFCMPSTIKNSTSRGTSYMVYSSMQGFIAYDTRQQRAADPFTRYTTIDDAAAAIKQLTKTETRVRESAELFNHKETTLLGTLVTPTITGFSPASIPAGTDAILTITGTGFGATQGTGVVEFRNGNNGGASWVQPLATDYVSWTDTEIQVMVPSVSTTGTPAGSGQIRVTNSDPAMDTSAGTLIIPYAYSNISYNSASRIPTHANENSLGGYTFQMETGFAGTGANAAFVRAMNTWTCNTGMNWRVGATTATNAAAGDGINIVRFDIGSELGAGILGVCVSRYTGCAEDIWWVSEIDVTFDGARPWEFGPGLPIASAVDFESVALHELGHGQQLTHIISSGAVMHYAISAGQVSRTLGAGDITGGNDVTARGFVANGCVSPMTPGEVYTLAGTAGGTQVCISGTVSALGTGYSDASCNDIAYILPTGVSPVSGTINVCAKYESGVPTINSQPYCERHYDIEPATNAATATATITLYYTQAEFDAYNAANGVYPDLPTGSGDAAGIANLRITQFHGTSGTGIPGSYSGSAEYINPADGSIIWNSGGNRWEISFAVTGFSGFFVHTGSFALPLRLLQFSGTQSGKGNLLQWTTAAEEGTAFFDIQRSADGINFTTVGQVAASGTTTGNKNYRYTDNVGNTGQTVFYYRLKMIDHNGRYTYSTIVKLEHVYPELLVKVLQNPFRRQLQADITSPQVQEGVITLTDMNGRLVMQQKVVLPKGNTIIDIPGVQRPGAGTYVLTLVTTTEKRMIKVIKEQ, encoded by the coding sequence ATGAAAAACCATTTACTCAGTGTACCATTACTGTTTATTCTCTCTTTTGCGTTTCAGCCTTTTGCATCGGCCAATGAATTGTACCCGGTATCATTGACACAACGGGTAGACCATTCCACCCTTATTGCTGAAGGGAAAGTGATAGCACAAACCAGTTTTGCTGAGCCGGGCACCGGCAATATTTATACATCCAACCGGGTGGTTGTATACCGCACATTCAAAGGAACTCTTGTGGGTGAGGAAATAGAGATCATTACACACGGCGGCCGGTTGGGTTACCGGATGGATGTCTATTCTTCTTACCTCAGTCTGTCTACAGGACAGGCAGGTATATTTTTCTGTATGCCCTCCACAATAAAGAATAGTACCAGCCGTGGTACCTCTTATATGGTATACAGCAGCATGCAGGGATTTATCGCTTATGATACCCGGCAACAAAGAGCCGCCGATCCTTTTACCCGGTATACTACCATTGATGATGCGGCAGCGGCTATCAAACAATTAACGAAAACAGAAACAAGGGTGCGGGAGAGCGCCGAACTTTTTAACCATAAAGAAACTACGTTACTCGGTACGTTGGTCACCCCTACCATCACTGGTTTCTCTCCTGCTTCTATACCAGCCGGCACAGATGCCATATTGACGATCACCGGTACCGGGTTTGGCGCCACCCAGGGAACGGGTGTTGTAGAATTCCGCAATGGTAATAATGGCGGCGCTTCCTGGGTACAGCCATTGGCAACCGATTATGTATCGTGGACCGATACGGAGATCCAGGTAATGGTTCCCTCTGTTAGTACCACGGGTACGCCTGCCGGATCGGGACAGATCCGTGTTACCAACAGCGATCCCGCCATGGATACCAGCGCCGGCACACTGATCATCCCTTATGCTTATAGCAATATTTCCTATAACAGCGCCTCCCGCATTCCAACTCACGCTAATGAAAATTCATTGGGGGGATATACTTTCCAGATGGAAACAGGCTTTGCCGGCACCGGCGCCAATGCAGCTTTTGTACGCGCCATGAATACCTGGACCTGTAATACAGGGATGAACTGGCGCGTGGGCGCCACTACCGCTACCAATGCAGCAGCCGGCGACGGGATCAATATTGTGAGGTTTGATATAGGCAGTGAACTCGGGGCTGGCATATTGGGCGTATGTGTTTCAAGGTATACTGGTTGCGCAGAGGATATCTGGTGGGTCTCAGAAATAGACGTCACTTTTGATGGCGCCAGACCCTGGGAATTCGGGCCTGGCCTGCCGATTGCTTCAGCCGTTGATTTTGAATCCGTGGCCTTACATGAACTGGGCCACGGCCAGCAACTGACCCATATTATCAGCTCCGGCGCTGTTATGCACTATGCCATAAGTGCGGGACAGGTATCCCGTACACTGGGCGCAGGCGATATTACCGGCGGCAACGATGTAACGGCCCGTGGGTTTGTAGCCAATGGCTGTGTATCACCAATGACACCCGGCGAAGTTTATACTCTGGCCGGCACAGCAGGCGGAACGCAGGTTTGTATCAGCGGTACAGTATCCGCTTTGGGAACCGGCTATTCTGATGCCTCGTGTAATGATATCGCCTATATATTACCAACCGGTGTGTCGCCTGTTTCGGGAACCATTAATGTATGTGCCAAATATGAATCGGGAGTACCCACTATCAATAGCCAGCCCTATTGTGAACGCCACTATGATATAGAGCCTGCCACCAATGCCGCTACGGCCACCGCCACGATTACCCTGTATTATACACAGGCGGAATTTGATGCGTATAATGCAGCCAATGGCGTGTACCCCGACCTGCCAACAGGCTCCGGCGATGCAGCCGGCATTGCCAACCTGCGTATTACCCAATTCCATGGCACCAGCGGCACCGGTATACCCGGTTCTTATTCCGGTTCCGCCGAGTATATTAATCCTGCAGATGGTTCTATTATATGGAACTCCGGTGGTAACCGGTGGGAGATCAGTTTTGCCGTAACCGGATTCAGCGGCTTCTTTGTACATACCGGTTCTTTTGCCCTCCCCTTACGGTTGTTGCAATTCAGCGGCACCCAATCGGGCAAAGGCAACCTGTTGCAATGGACAACGGCTGCCGAAGAAGGCACTGCTTTCTTCGATATACAACGCAGTGCAGATGGCATTAACTTCACTACGGTGGGTCAGGTAGCCGCCTCCGGCACTACCACCGGCAATAAAAATTACCGGTATACAGACAATGTGGGCAATACAGGTCAGACGGTATTTTATTACCGGTTGAAGATGATTGATCATAATGGCCGGTATACTTATAGCACGATCGTGAAGCTGGAACATGTTTACCCTGAATTACTGGTGAAAGTATTGCAGAACCCTTTCCGCCGTCAATTACAGGCAGACATCACTTCCCCGCAGGTACAGGAAGGTGTGATCACTTTAACTGATATGAATGGCAGGCTGGTGATGCAGCAAAAGGTAGTACTGCCCAAAGGCAATACCATTATTGACATACCGGGCGTTCAAAGACCGGGCGCAGGTACTTATGTGCTGACCCTGGTAACGACTACTGAAAAACGCATGATCAAGGTGATCAAAGAGCAATAA
- a CDS encoding DinB family protein — protein MSPIQTLLKEMNQEAETTRKMLARVPDDRYDWQPHEKSMSIRRLATHIAELPSWVSMTLTTSELDFAQNPYSVPAINNTKDLLTYFEQSLADGRSHLEKATEEDLEADWTLRNGNQVYSVNSKAEVIRMSYCQIVHHRAQLGVYLRLLNVPIPGSYGPSADEMDF, from the coding sequence ATGTCACCTATTCAAACACTACTGAAGGAAATGAACCAGGAAGCCGAAACCACCCGTAAGATGCTGGCGCGCGTGCCGGATGACCGGTATGACTGGCAGCCCCATGAGAAAAGCATGAGCATCCGCCGGCTGGCCACCCATATTGCGGAGTTGCCCTCCTGGGTAAGCATGACGCTGACCACCAGTGAACTGGATTTTGCCCAAAACCCTTATTCAGTACCCGCTATTAATAATACAAAGGACCTGCTGACCTATTTTGAACAAAGCCTGGCAGATGGCCGTAGCCACCTGGAAAAGGCCACTGAAGAAGACCTGGAAGCTGACTGGACTTTACGTAACGGCAACCAGGTCTATAGCGTGAACAGTAAAGCGGAAGTGATCCGTATGTCGTATTGCCAGATCGTTCATCACCGGGCCCAACTGGGTGTCTACCTGCGTCTGCTGAATGTGCCTATCCCCGGAAGCTATGGCCCCAGTGCCGATGAGATGGACTTTTAA
- a CDS encoding thioredoxin domain-containing protein produces MKRILLVLVLAAPLHVFTQILPAGTSLEEARQTAASYNKMIALLVESATCADCNMAAEKALEAPALQQYLADSFVVLRIGVDHADRDEVKRSYNYQEGNIVLFLDEQGTLIHRMSRSTTRYQDYIAEGKTALLKKPEGEKMRALEKTGLEGKLSNDELYALISARRALRMPTDRLLALYVSRLSKDSLRSATVLQGIARACPILGSGADKALRHNQELFTAAWYALPLSERQEINRQVIAKTLTLAVGQRNDQLAEQVADFSKAIHDDREAGEQAYTYNRMEYYRRTANTKKFVVLAATYYDQYYMTRNPSEVKEKDSLKRLALLKTIPGDTIKTGQRFTVRKTVSVSGEAQEICNVLTNGVRTVYEMTNDTRYLRKALDWVAHANSFFDNPDTMDLWARLLYKVEGNTTRAIELEEKAIALREERGLDARKYQETLKKLKAGKL; encoded by the coding sequence ATGAAAAGAATTTTGCTGGTATTGGTACTGGCTGCTCCCCTGCACGTTTTTACACAAATCCTTCCTGCCGGTACTTCCCTGGAAGAAGCCAGGCAAACCGCTGCTTCCTATAATAAGATGATTGCCCTGCTGGTAGAATCAGCGACCTGTGCTGACTGTAATATGGCTGCGGAAAAAGCATTGGAGGCTCCTGCATTACAACAATACCTGGCGGACAGTTTTGTGGTATTACGCATCGGCGTGGACCATGCAGACCGCGATGAAGTGAAAAGATCGTATAATTACCAGGAAGGTAATATTGTATTGTTCCTGGATGAACAGGGTACGCTGATACACCGTATGAGCAGGAGCACTACCCGCTACCAGGATTATATAGCAGAAGGAAAAACGGCGCTCCTGAAAAAGCCGGAAGGGGAAAAGATGCGGGCGCTGGAAAAAACCGGCCTCGAAGGCAAGTTGAGCAATGATGAGTTGTATGCACTGATCAGCGCCCGAAGAGCATTAAGGATGCCTACTGATAGGTTACTGGCATTGTATGTATCCAGGTTGTCAAAGGATTCTTTGCGATCTGCTACTGTATTGCAAGGGATAGCCCGCGCCTGCCCTATATTGGGATCCGGCGCCGACAAAGCCCTGCGCCATAACCAGGAGCTTTTCACAGCCGCGTGGTATGCCTTGCCCCTGTCCGAAAGACAGGAGATCAACCGGCAGGTCATTGCCAAGACCCTCACGCTGGCCGTCGGCCAGCGGAATGATCAACTTGCCGAACAGGTAGCTGATTTTTCCAAAGCCATTCACGACGACCGCGAAGCCGGTGAACAGGCCTATACTTACAACAGGATGGAATATTACCGCCGCACGGCTAATACAAAAAAGTTCGTGGTGCTTGCCGCTACTTACTATGATCAATATTACATGACACGTAATCCGTCGGAAGTAAAAGAAAAGGATTCACTGAAACGACTCGCCCTCTTAAAGACGATACCGGGCGACACCATTAAGACCGGTCAGCGTTTTACTGTCCGGAAAACAGTCAGCGTAAGCGGGGAAGCACAGGAGATCTGCAATGTCCTGACCAATGGCGTCCGGACTGTATATGAGATGACGAATGATACCCGCTACCTGCGCAAAGCCCTTGACTGGGTCGCACATGCCAATAGCTTTTTCGATAATCCTGACACAATGGATCTTTGGGCCAGGTTATTGTACAAAGTGGAAGGTAATACCACCAGGGCCATCGAACTGGAAGAAAAAGCCATTGCCCTCCGGGAAGAACGGGGACTGGATGCCCGTAAATACCAGGAAACCCTGAAGAAGCTGAAAGCCGGAAAGCTATAA
- a CDS encoding BlaI/MecI/CopY family transcriptional regulator: MKATNPSHKQAEPTKSELEILQVLWQHGPSTVRFVNDQLNEQKRAVQYTSTLKLMQIMVEKEMLNRDESSMKHVYSAALEEQKTKSFLLDRFVESMYNGSATSLMMQLLGNKKTSKKELQAIKDLLNKMENDKK; encoded by the coding sequence ATGAAAGCCACCAACCCTTCCCATAAGCAGGCAGAGCCTACCAAATCAGAACTTGAAATACTACAGGTATTGTGGCAGCATGGCCCCTCAACGGTACGTTTTGTCAATGACCAGCTCAATGAACAAAAGCGGGCGGTGCAATATACCTCTACCTTAAAGCTCATGCAGATCATGGTAGAAAAGGAAATGCTCAACCGCGATGAAAGCAGCATGAAACACGTATACAGTGCTGCGCTGGAAGAACAGAAGACCAAGAGTTTCCTGCTCGACCGTTTTGTAGAATCTATGTACAATGGTTCTGCCACCAGCCTCATGATGCAATTGCTGGGTAATAAAAAGACTTCCAAAAAAGAACTGCAGGCTATCAAAGACCTGTTGAATAAAATGGAGAACGATAAGAAATAA
- a CDS encoding M56 family metallopeptidase, translating to MQLLFMKQWLSDSVTRAICWTLIHSLWQGLILAAVAGILVLFTRKSVAAFRYNLLSMLFFVFMGIVAFTFVYELNRPGPGTTIAQLTPVVNTEPVIGQLSLPGDRAVETAQEQDYIARFTGYFNQHASLFVAIWFFIFLAKSVKLMSGLVYIQRIKHHKTHRPAAAWISRVEELAQQLGIKVPVRLLESELVKVPLVAGFLKPVILVPLGLMANLPTSQVEAILLHELAHIRRRDFMVNLAQSFAETLFFFNPAVLWLSSLLREEREHCCDDMAIAATRSKTAYIQALVSFQEYQLGDTPAYTMAFPGKKDHLLNRVKRIINNSNKTLDRAEKSFLVLCFSLICILSMVFAQPAPKADPVKKVTAQKQEFRLPANDTLAKGWDSTIAGTRDNSIDSTISESRDQSMHTIVLGEVPADSIDEYLGDSGYKEPYVSTYKPYKPNTPVIAPYKDTMPVLRKGNSILTGTITHNKDGKQYKITIENNLATGLQIDGVKVPDEKLVEYRDLINSIFREMQADADQSYNTRIKEADANATSLVSESIVLQKQQIQLQQPLSPTRHKLFRADSLRTRGKLELRNGPALKTENKIMDNLVEDLLKNGLITQKEQLTFRLSKDEFTVNGKEPSAEQKRWFREKYVKHPSNNYTYSRQGSTVSTVVYVD from the coding sequence ATGCAACTACTATTCATGAAGCAGTGGCTGTCCGACAGCGTTACCCGCGCTATTTGCTGGACCCTCATCCATTCTTTATGGCAGGGACTCATACTGGCGGCAGTGGCAGGCATACTGGTATTGTTTACCAGGAAGTCTGTAGCCGCCTTCCGGTACAACCTGCTGTCAATGCTTTTCTTTGTGTTCATGGGCATAGTAGCTTTTACCTTTGTTTATGAGCTCAACAGGCCCGGTCCCGGTACTACCATCGCCCAGCTTACGCCTGTAGTGAATACTGAGCCGGTAATAGGTCAGCTTTCCCTGCCCGGTGACCGGGCTGTGGAAACGGCACAGGAACAAGACTACATCGCCCGCTTTACCGGCTACTTCAATCAGCATGCTTCTTTATTCGTGGCCATCTGGTTCTTCATCTTCCTGGCCAAATCCGTAAAGCTCATGAGCGGCCTGGTTTACATTCAGCGTATCAAACACCATAAAACACATAGACCGGCTGCTGCCTGGATAAGCCGCGTGGAAGAACTGGCGCAGCAACTGGGCATAAAAGTACCCGTGCGGTTATTGGAATCAGAACTCGTGAAAGTACCGCTGGTAGCAGGTTTTCTGAAACCAGTCATACTCGTGCCCCTGGGCCTCATGGCCAACCTGCCCACCAGCCAGGTAGAAGCCATCCTGTTGCATGAACTGGCGCATATCCGCCGCAGGGATTTTATGGTGAACCTCGCGCAAAGCTTTGCTGAAACGCTGTTCTTCTTCAACCCGGCCGTACTGTGGTTATCCTCCTTATTGCGTGAAGAGCGGGAGCATTGTTGTGACGACATGGCCATAGCAGCCACCCGGAGTAAAACAGCTTACATACAGGCCCTGGTATCTTTTCAGGAATACCAGTTGGGCGATACGCCTGCCTATACCATGGCTTTCCCCGGCAAAAAGGATCACCTGCTCAACAGGGTGAAGCGCATCATTAACAACAGTAACAAAACATTGGACCGGGCAGAGAAATCCTTTCTCGTACTTTGTTTCAGCCTTATCTGCATACTCTCCATGGTATTTGCACAACCTGCGCCCAAAGCAGATCCGGTAAAGAAAGTAACAGCGCAAAAGCAGGAATTCCGGTTACCTGCAAATGATACACTGGCGAAAGGATGGGATAGTACCATAGCCGGGACCCGGGATAACAGTATTGATAGCACCATAAGCGAAAGCCGGGATCAGTCCATGCACACGATCGTCCTGGGAGAGGTGCCTGCAGACTCTATTGATGAGTATTTAGGAGATTCCGGATATAAGGAACCCTATGTGTCAACTTACAAGCCTTATAAACCCAATACTCCTGTAATAGCTCCTTATAAAGATACCATGCCGGTATTGCGCAAAGGCAATTCCATATTGACAGGCACCATTACGCATAATAAAGATGGAAAACAATACAAGATCACTATCGAGAATAACCTGGCTACCGGTTTACAAATCGATGGGGTAAAAGTGCCCGACGAAAAACTGGTAGAATACCGGGACCTTATTAATAGCATCTTCCGGGAAATGCAGGCCGACGCTGATCAGTCGTACAACACACGTATAAAGGAAGCGGATGCTAATGCCACCAGTCTTGTCAGTGAAAGTATAGTACTGCAAAAACAGCAGATCCAGCTTCAACAGCCCCTTTCTCCTACTCGCCATAAACTGTTTCGTGCAGATTCACTACGTACCCGCGGTAAATTGGAGTTGAGAAACGGACCGGCGTTAAAAACGGAGAATAAGATTATGGACAACCTGGTTGAGGACCTGCTGAAGAATGGCCTCATAACACAGAAAGAACAACTGACGTTCAGGCTCAGCAAAGATGAATTTACTGTCAATGGCAAGGAGCCTTCAGCCGAACAAAAACGCTGGTTCCGGGAAAAATATGTAAAGCATCCTTCGAACAATTACACTTATTCAAGACAAGGTAGTACAGTCAGTACAGTCGTCTATGTAGATTAA